In Drosophila yakuba strain Tai18E2 chromosome 2R, Prin_Dyak_Tai18E2_2.1, whole genome shotgun sequence, a single genomic region encodes these proteins:
- the LOC6529470 gene encoding DNA-directed RNA polymerase II subunit RPB11: MNAPPTFESFLLYEGEKKIIKELDTKVTNAAIFTINKEDHTLGNMIRNQLLKDPNVLFAGYKVPHPLEHKFVIRIQTTADYSPQEAFMNAITDLLAELSLFEERFKDAIKEKKEGGD; this comes from the exons ATGAACGCACCTCCGACCTTCGAGTCATTTCTGCTCTATGAGGGCGAGAAAAA AATAATCAAGGAATTGGACACCAAAGTGACCAATGCGGCTATATTCACCATAAACAAAGAGGATCACACTCTGGGAAACATGATCCGCAA CCAACTGCTGAAGGACCCCAATGTCTTGTTTGCCGGCTACAAGGTTCCCCATCCTTTGGAGCACAAGTTCGTTATCCGCATCCAGACTACGGCCGATTACTCTCCGCAAGAAGCCTTCATGAATGCCATAACCGATCTTCTAGCAGAATTATCCCTCTTCGAAGAGCGTTTCAAA GACGCCATcaaggagaagaaggaggGCGGCgattaa